The Procambarus clarkii isolate CNS0578487 chromosome 39, FALCON_Pclarkii_2.0, whole genome shotgun sequence genome window below encodes:
- the LOC123760550 gene encoding uncharacterized protein, giving the protein MLSVFVLCVAVAVATAQSPKEVQLIANYSHKDLNDIMNDPAKVKAIVDCVVEVGDCSEPLARPMHRNVKAWVDTMKICSNCSAQERVKIQFIVSQLILNHMDQYKRIDRHYRAKP; this is encoded by the exons ATGCTGTCGGTGTTCgtgctgtgtgtggctgtggcgGTGGCAACAGCACAGTCGCCCAAGGAGGTGCAGTTGATCGCTAACTACAGCCACAAGGACCTGAACGACATCATGAACGACCCGGCGAAGGTCAAGGCCATCGTCGATTGCGTCGTTGAGGTGGGAGATTGCAGTGAGCCGTTAGCGCGTCCTATGCACA GGAATGTGAAGGCCTGGGTGGACACCATGAAGATCTGCTCCAACTGTAGCGCTCAGGAACGCGTCAAAATTCAGTTCATCGTCTCGCAGCTGATACTGAACCACATGGACCAGTATAAGAGGATCGATCGTCACTACAGGGCCAAGCCTTGA